From the Psychrobacillus sp. FSL K6-4046 genome, one window contains:
- a CDS encoding NAD(P)/FAD-dependent oxidoreductase, translating into MRDIFDVTIIGGGPAGLYSAFYSGLREMKTKIIEFQPQLGGKVHVYPEKMIWDVGGQPPISGERLIHQLVEQGLTFNPEVVLNEKVEAISKDNNVFCLTTASGEIHYSKTIILAIGGGILNPLKLDIRGADRFEVSNLNYTIKSIRRFKDKTVVISGGGNSAIDWANELEPIAKKVFVTYRKDALNGHEAQITQLMNSSVTCLFNTSITKLIASNNRDIIEQVALSNNETGEITYLEVDEVIINHGYERDAELIEKSTVNIAVKDEYYVAGTSKSETSVPGIYAAGDILAHPGKLHLIAGTFQDAANAVNRAKQFIEPDAHSFAMVSSHNDMFKEKNKQMQKQLI; encoded by the coding sequence ATGCGTGATATATTTGATGTAACGATAATTGGTGGTGGCCCAGCAGGCTTATATTCTGCTTTTTATAGTGGATTACGAGAAATGAAAACAAAGATTATTGAATTCCAACCCCAGCTAGGTGGTAAAGTTCATGTTTATCCAGAAAAAATGATATGGGATGTGGGGGGACAGCCTCCAATCTCGGGTGAACGATTAATCCATCAGCTAGTAGAGCAGGGGTTAACATTTAATCCGGAAGTAGTATTAAACGAAAAGGTAGAAGCAATTAGTAAGGATAACAATGTCTTTTGTTTAACTACAGCTTCTGGAGAAATTCATTATTCCAAAACCATTATCCTTGCAATCGGGGGGGGAATCCTAAACCCTCTTAAACTAGACATACGTGGAGCAGATCGCTTTGAGGTTAGTAACCTAAACTATACGATCAAATCTATTCGTCGCTTTAAGGATAAAACCGTCGTCATCTCAGGTGGAGGGAACTCTGCGATTGATTGGGCAAACGAACTGGAGCCAATTGCCAAAAAAGTATTTGTTACTTACCGCAAGGATGCGTTAAATGGACATGAAGCTCAAATAACTCAATTGATGAATAGCTCAGTAACCTGCTTATTCAATACATCTATCACTAAGCTGATCGCTTCTAATAACCGTGACATTATTGAACAGGTAGCCCTTTCAAACAATGAAACAGGGGAAATTACTTATCTTGAAGTGGATGAAGTCATTATCAATCATGGCTATGAACGAGATGCAGAGTTGATTGAAAAAAGTACGGTAAATATAGCAGTGAAGGATGAATATTACGTAGCCGGCACCAGTAAAAGTGAGACGTCTGTTCCAGGTATTTACGCAGCTGGAGACATATTAGCTCATCCAGGAAAACTACACTTAATTGCAGGTACTTTCCAAGATGCAGCAAATGCGGTAAACCGAGCGAAACAATTCATTGAACCAGATGCACATAGCTTTGCCATGGTATCCTCTCATAACGACATGTTTAAGGAAAAGAACAAACAAATGCAAAAACAGCTTATTTAA
- a CDS encoding DUF2804 domain-containing protein: MRQHAEKEILVPTLLCDDKGNLNPKAIGFARRPIIESNLKGHYMRKKKWNYWCIFGDEVLFSVTISHLDYAAVCFVYFLNYETQRFVERTVTIPLGTKVKMPTNVLESVRLQSEEMSIQLLYLQNETHMTVTVPDFDGEVLHADLVISHPPDEDSLNVVIPWNRTQFQFTAKHHLLPAKGFVKMGSSSYSFQGEDNFAVLDYGRGVWPREAIWNWGFASQRVGARKIGLNFGGKWTDGTGMTENAVIVDGHLSKIHEDLVFQYQNADFMVPWKIKTKFSKDVDLTFTPFFHRVAKTDVKLVSSEVNQMMGYYNGKIHLEDGTILTIQQMLGCIEEHKAKW; this comes from the coding sequence ATGCGACAACATGCAGAAAAGGAAATCTTAGTGCCGACTTTGCTCTGCGATGATAAGGGAAATTTAAATCCGAAGGCAATTGGATTCGCTAGAAGACCTATAATTGAAAGTAATCTTAAAGGTCACTATATGCGAAAGAAAAAATGGAATTATTGGTGCATCTTTGGAGATGAAGTCCTATTTTCAGTAACTATTAGTCATTTAGATTATGCTGCTGTCTGTTTTGTTTATTTCCTAAATTATGAGACGCAACGCTTTGTCGAAAGAACGGTAACTATTCCTTTAGGTACAAAGGTGAAAATGCCAACTAATGTACTGGAAAGCGTTCGATTACAGTCTGAGGAAATGTCCATTCAGCTCCTATATCTTCAAAATGAAACTCATATGACAGTTACAGTTCCAGATTTTGATGGAGAAGTTTTGCATGCTGATTTGGTTATTTCTCATCCACCAGATGAGGATTCTTTAAATGTGGTTATTCCATGGAATCGAACTCAATTCCAATTTACTGCGAAGCATCACCTCCTTCCTGCTAAGGGCTTTGTGAAGATGGGTAGTTCCTCTTATTCCTTTCAAGGCGAAGATAACTTTGCAGTACTAGACTATGGAAGAGGCGTTTGGCCTCGCGAGGCAATTTGGAACTGGGGCTTTGCATCTCAACGTGTAGGGGCAAGAAAAATTGGGCTTAACTTTGGAGGTAAATGGACGGATGGCACTGGGATGACAGAAAATGCTGTTATTGTAGACGGTCATTTGTCAAAGATTCATGAGGATTTAGTGTTTCAGTATCAAAATGCTGATTTCATGGTCCCTTGGAAAATTAAGACTAAGTTTTCTAAAGACGTTGATCTCACCTTCACTCCTTTCTTCCATCGAGTAGCGAAGACAGATGTTAAGTTGGTTTCCTCGGAAGTAAATCAGATGATGGGGTATTATAATGGCAAGATTCATTTAGAAGACGGAACAATTCTAACGATCCAGCAGATGTTAGGATGTATTGAGGAGCACAAGGCTAAATGGTAA
- a CDS encoding amidase domain-containing protein, with product MAKYNRNAAIQYADQWWNSYNPNFPIFDVDCTNYISQCLLAGGAPMRGQPNREKGWWLSNNSWSLSWTTPHSLRWYLAGSTIGLQATQVNSASQLTLGDLIFYDFQGDGRWDHSTIVTRVEDGVPYVNAHTNNSRNRYWEYQDSYAYTPNTKYVFFHVKDDF from the coding sequence ATGGCAAAATATAATAGAAACGCTGCCATTCAATATGCGGATCAATGGTGGAATAGCTATAATCCTAATTTCCCTATATTTGATGTGGATTGTACAAATTATATTTCACAATGTTTATTGGCAGGTGGGGCCCCTATGAGAGGGCAGCCAAATAGGGAAAAAGGGTGGTGGTTAAGTAATAATTCATGGAGCTTAAGCTGGACGACACCCCATTCGTTACGGTGGTACTTAGCTGGATCTACTATTGGATTGCAGGCAACACAGGTTAATTCCGCAAGCCAGCTAACACTAGGAGATTTAATCTTTTATGATTTCCAAGGGGATGGAAGGTGGGATCATTCTACGATTGTTACAAGGGTTGAAGACGGGGTGCCGTACGTGAATGCTCATACAAACAACAGTAGAAATAGATATTGGGAATATCAGGATTCCTATGCGTACACCCCTAATACGAAGTATGTATTCTTTCATGTAAAGGATGATTTTTAA
- a CDS encoding DegV family protein has translation MIPHKIAWVIDSSAYINNYLQEHPDVFIVPINIHFGTEQFVDGVDLTSEQLYERIRNGADSIKTSQPSAGEFAQLYSKLSKEYESIIAIHVSNSLSGTLSSSVAGAQIAQVQVDCIDSLSLSAGITGLVEKGIKLQHEGLPYTEIVEHLKSDATKFKNYILIGNLTQLYKGGRLSSAQFYLGSLLKIKPVIQINNMGQLQELDKVRSHKRAIQYLVDKVVDSVENDGIKTVYIMHANALGQAESLKETILLSCPNLDVTIGEISTSLAVHAGEDTIAVLWYLP, from the coding sequence ATGATTCCACATAAAATTGCATGGGTTATTGATAGCAGCGCATATATAAATAATTATTTACAAGAACATCCCGATGTCTTTATAGTTCCGATTAATATACATTTCGGTACGGAGCAGTTTGTAGATGGTGTAGACTTAACGTCTGAGCAGTTATACGAACGAATTCGTAATGGTGCGGATTCTATAAAAACCTCCCAGCCATCAGCAGGTGAGTTTGCTCAGCTTTACTCGAAATTAAGTAAAGAATACGAATCCATCATCGCCATACATGTATCAAATAGTTTAAGCGGTACCCTTTCATCGTCTGTTGCTGGAGCACAAATTGCTCAAGTGCAAGTAGATTGTATAGACTCCCTATCACTATCTGCTGGAATTACTGGTTTAGTTGAAAAGGGTATTAAACTACAACATGAGGGACTGCCTTATACCGAAATAGTGGAACACCTAAAATCAGATGCTACTAAGTTTAAAAACTATATCTTAATCGGTAATCTTACTCAGCTATATAAAGGTGGACGTTTAAGTAGTGCCCAATTTTACTTAGGAAGTCTCTTAAAAATAAAACCAGTTATTCAAATAAATAATATGGGTCAGCTACAGGAGCTAGATAAGGTACGCTCCCATAAAAGAGCGATTCAATATTTAGTGGATAAAGTTGTAGACTCTGTTGAAAATGATGGTATCAAAACTGTTTATATTATGCATGCCAACGCTCTTGGGCAAGCGGAAAGCTTAAAAGAAACTATTTTGCTATCTTGTCCGAATTTAGATGTAACCATAGGTGAGATAAGCACCTCTCTTGCAGTACATGCAGGTGAGGATACAATTGCAGTCCTATGGTATTTGCCTTAA
- a CDS encoding glycerol-3-phosphate acyltransferase yields the protein MVLYWIFSYFVGNILTAWWIGKWKKTDLRHMRSGNLGARNAGAVLGKTAFILTFLGDALKGVLVLYIGHYLDFSILVISIAAFFVIIGHLYPIWLKGKGGKGIATFIGVSLALNPFLFGILAIIFLFFLGLSRSATLSMIFAFSAYGVLCLVIPEYRELAPLSLAIAIILFRHRFDIVDSWNERWWSKSKETNN from the coding sequence TTGGTTCTCTACTGGATTTTCAGCTATTTTGTCGGCAACATTCTTACAGCCTGGTGGATTGGCAAATGGAAGAAAACTGATCTTCGGCACATGAGAAGTGGGAACCTCGGTGCTAGAAATGCAGGCGCTGTACTAGGTAAGACTGCCTTCATCTTAACCTTTCTTGGAGATGCTTTAAAAGGGGTTCTCGTACTTTATATTGGACATTATTTAGATTTTTCGATTTTGGTTATTTCGATTGCAGCATTCTTCGTCATCATAGGGCACCTATATCCTATTTGGTTAAAAGGAAAAGGAGGCAAAGGAATAGCTACGTTCATTGGGGTATCATTAGCACTTAATCCATTTTTATTTGGAATACTAGCTATTATTTTTTTATTTTTCTTAGGTCTTTCCAGAAGTGCAACCTTAAGCATGATTTTCGCCTTCAGTGCATATGGTGTTTTATGCTTAGTTATACCTGAATACCGAGAGCTTGCCCCCTTATCTCTAGCTATTGCCATTATTCTTTTCCGTCATCGGTTTGATATAGTTGATTCCTGGAATGAACGTTGGTGGAGCAAGTCAAAAGAAACTAACAACTAG
- a CDS encoding nitroreductase, with the protein MTEQSLSVRDAIIQRRSIKLFNGELVDRDTLVSIMEDALWAPNHQMRQPWRFIAACGEEGLTELHELLKEFGIPKWKELSEDALEKQMQKFKNPGAYLFVIVPEDARQKERLEDYAAASMLVQNIQLLAWEKGIGSCWKTPGFLDNPKFREALGVQSGERIISMFQVGYYNEAPQPKPRKSIDEVVTFFGNQK; encoded by the coding sequence ATGACGGAACAATCATTATCAGTACGTGACGCAATTATCCAAAGAAGATCTATTAAATTGTTTAATGGAGAGCTAGTTGATCGAGATACATTAGTATCTATTATGGAGGATGCTCTTTGGGCTCCAAATCATCAGATGAGACAGCCATGGCGTTTTATCGCAGCATGTGGCGAGGAAGGTTTAACAGAATTACATGAGCTGTTAAAAGAATTTGGCATTCCGAAATGGAAAGAGCTTTCAGAGGATGCTCTAGAGAAGCAAATGCAGAAATTTAAAAATCCTGGAGCATACCTATTTGTCATTGTTCCGGAAGATGCACGTCAAAAGGAACGTTTAGAGGATTATGCAGCAGCTAGTATGCTTGTGCAGAACATCCAACTTCTAGCTTGGGAAAAGGGTATTGGATCATGCTGGAAGACACCAGGATTCCTAGACAATCCTAAGTTCCGTGAAGCTTTAGGAGTTCAATCTGGAGAACGTATTATCAGCATGTTCCAGGTCGGTTATTACAATGAAGCACCTCAACCAAAACCACGTAAAAGTATTGATGAAGTTGTAACATTCTTTGGAAATCAAAAATAA